CGAGATGAGCTTCGTCACGCAGGACGACGTCTTCAACGCGATCGAGCCGGTCCTGGCGGGACTGTTCGAGGAGTTCGCGGACGGAAAGACGGTTACCGCTGCAGGCGATTTCCCGCGTATTCCCTATCGCGAGGCGATGCTTCGCTATGGCAGCGACAAGCCCGACCTTCGCAATCCGTTGCTGGTCCATGATGTCGGCGACCACTTCAAGGGTTCGGGCTTCGGCCTATTCGCCGGGCTCGTCGAGAAGGGCATGGTCGTTCGCGCGATCCCGGCGCCGGGCACCGCCGAGAAGAGCCGCAAGTTCTTCGATGAGATGAACGACTGGGCGCGCGGCGAAGGCTTTGCCGGTCTTGGCTATGCGACCCGCAAGGGCGGCGAGTGGGGCGGGCCGATCGCCAAGAACCACGGCACCGAGGGCATGGACAAGATTGCCGAACAGCTGGGCATCGGTCCCGACGACGGCATCTTCTTCGCCGCGGGCCCCGAGGGTCAGGCCGCCAAGCTGGCCGGCGCAGCGCGCACGCGCGTGGCCGAGCAGCTTGGGCTGATCGAGGAAGGCGCGTTTCGTTTCTGCTGGATCGTCGATTTCCCGATGTTCGAATATGACGAGGACGCGAAGAAGGTCGACTTCAGCCACAATCCCTTCTCGATGCCGCAGGGCGGGATGGAAGCGCTGGAGACCAAGGATCCGCTCGACATCCTGGCGTGGCAGTATGACATCGTCTGCAACGGCGTGGAATTGAGCTCGGGCGCCATCCGTAACCATCGTCCCGACATCATGTACAAGGCGTTCGAAATCGCCGGTTACACGCCGGAAGAGGTCGACACCAATTTCCCGGGCATGATCGGCGCGTTCAAGTTCGGCGCACCGCCGCACGGCGGATCCGCGCCGGGCATCGACCGGATCGTCATGTTGCTGGCCGACGAACCGAACATCCGCGAAGTTATCGTCTTCCCGATGAACCAGAAGGCCGAGGATCTGTTGATGAACGCTCCGGCCGAGGTGACGCCGAAGCAGCTGAGGGAACTGTCGATCCGTATCGTCGGGGACGGAGCGCCGAAGCCCGCGTAAGTGGCTTTGCGGCATTCGTGCCACAACAGGACGAGTTGATTAGGGCCCGATTGCGAGGCGTATCCATTTTGGTTACGCATCGCGGGTGTCGATCGATTTAACGAAATTTGAACGCGGACAAGCGTTCGACGGTGATGCTTCGGCGGCGCTGGCCGGTCTGCAGGCGAGGTTGGCCCGGCTGCAGCTGTCGCAAATCGTTCATCGACGCCGAGCGATTATCCTGGTTGAAGGATGGATCGGGGCGGGCAAGAAGGCCGCGCTGCGGCGCATGGTCGGCGCTTGGGATCCGAGCCATTTGCAGGTCGTTCGTGTCGCCGCGCAGGAAGCCGACGACCATGGCCGCCACTGGTTGGCCCCGTTCTGGGGAAGCCTGCCCGCGGCGGGCGACACCAGCATTTTCTATCGCAGTTGGTATCGGCGGATCGTCGCCGATCGGCTGTACGGCGCGCTCGACGACAAGCGCTGGGCGCGCGCCTGTGACGAGGTCAACGAGTTCGAATCGCAGCAGCGCGACCATGGCACGCTGTTGGTGAAGCTGTTCTTCCACGTGTCGGGCGAGCGTCAACTGGCGGTGCTTCGCGAGCGGCAGGAGGACGAGTGGCGCCGCCATTTGCTGTCCGAAGAGGACGTTGCGGGGCTTGGCCAGCGCGAGCGCACGACTGAAATCCTTCACGACCTGTTCGCGCAGACCGACACGCGCTGGGCCCCTTGGACGGTGATCGACGCGGCCGACGAGATGGCGGGCAGCCTGGCAGCGTTGACGGCGGTTGCGGACCAGATGCAAAAAGCATTTCCGCAAAGCCCGCCTGCGCAGGGCGATACCGTCATTCATTTCCCGCACAAGAAGCTTGGCTGACCTCGCTCAGTCGGGATAGCGAATCGCAATGATCTCGTAGGATTTTTCGCCAGCGGGCAGGCGGACGATGCGTTCGTCGCCGACGCGGGCGCCGATCAGCGCGCGGGCGATCGGCGCGATCCAGCTGATCCGGCCGGCAGTGGCGTCGGCTTCGTCCATGCCGACCAGGGTCAGAATACGCCGCTCATCTTCCTCGTCGGCGACTTCGACGGTCGCCCCGAAGCGCACGCGGTCTCGCTCGGCCTGCGCGGCGGGATCGACGACCTTGGCCTGCTTCATCACCTTCGAAAGATAGGACAAGCGGCGGTCGATCTCGCGAAGGCGTTTGCGACCGTAGATATAGTCGCCGTTCTCCGATCGGTCGCCGTTGCCAGCGGCCCACGAAATGACGTCGACCAGCTTGGGCCGTTCGCTTCCGAACAATTGCTCATATTCTGCCCGGATTGCCGCGAAGCCGGCGGGCGTGATGAAGCGGGGAGGGCGGTCGCTGCCGCCTTCATCCGCCATCAGCCCGGCCGCGACGCCTTGCCGAGGTAGGCCGAGATGTGGACCGGCTGCGGGGTTCCCAGCGACGGATTGAGGCGGTCGTAGACGACGCTGTTTTCAAGGACACGCTGCACGTAGCCGCGGGTTTCCTCGAACGGGATCTTCTCGATCCACGACACGATGTCGACGTTGCCACGCGGGTCGCCATAGGCGCGAACCCATTTGCGGACGTTGCCTGCACCCGCATTGTAGCTTGCGACCGCGAGTGGATAATTGCCGTCCCATTGGGCAAGCAAGCGCTGGAAGTAGGC
Above is a genomic segment from Sphingomonas sp. LY29 containing:
- the aspS gene encoding aspartate--tRNA ligase — protein: MHAYRTHSCADLTASDVGSTVRLSGWIHRKRDHGGVLFVDLRDHYGLTQLVCAAGSDALKALDSLRAESVVTITGIVVAREGGAVNTRLATGEIEVQVREVEVQSSAAELPMPVAGEAEYPEDIRLKYRYLDLRRERLHRNIMLRSKVIASVRQRMIDQGFTEFQTPILTASSPEGARDYLVPSRVHPGKFYALPQAPQMFKQLLMVAGFDRYFQIAPCFRDEDARADRSPGEFYQLDFEMSFVTQDDVFNAIEPVLAGLFEEFADGKTVTAAGDFPRIPYREAMLRYGSDKPDLRNPLLVHDVGDHFKGSGFGLFAGLVEKGMVVRAIPAPGTAEKSRKFFDEMNDWARGEGFAGLGYATRKGGEWGGPIAKNHGTEGMDKIAEQLGIGPDDGIFFAAGPEGQAAKLAGAARTRVAEQLGLIEEGAFRFCWIVDFPMFEYDEDAKKVDFSHNPFSMPQGGMEALETKDPLDILAWQYDIVCNGVELSSGAIRNHRPDIMYKAFEIAGYTPEEVDTNFPGMIGAFKFGAPPHGGSAPGIDRIVMLLADEPNIREVIVFPMNQKAEDLLMNAPAEVTPKQLRELSIRIVGDGAPKPA
- the greB gene encoding transcription elongation factor GreB codes for the protein MADEGGSDRPPRFITPAGFAAIRAEYEQLFGSERPKLVDVISWAAGNGDRSENGDYIYGRKRLREIDRRLSYLSKVMKQAKVVDPAAQAERDRVRFGATVEVADEEDERRILTLVGMDEADATAGRISWIAPIARALIGARVGDERIVRLPAGEKSYEIIAIRYPD
- a CDS encoding polyphosphate kinase codes for the protein MSIDLTKFERGQAFDGDASAALAGLQARLARLQLSQIVHRRRAIILVEGWIGAGKKAALRRMVGAWDPSHLQVVRVAAQEADDHGRHWLAPFWGSLPAAGDTSIFYRSWYRRIVADRLYGALDDKRWARACDEVNEFESQQRDHGTLLVKLFFHVSGERQLAVLRERQEDEWRRHLLSEEDVAGLGQRERTTEILHDLFAQTDTRWAPWTVIDAADEMAGSLAALTAVADQMQKAFPQSPPAQGDTVIHFPHKKLG